The Mucilaginibacter yixingensis genome window below encodes:
- a CDS encoding glycoside hydrolase family 2 protein, which produces MRKLNCLILALSLALGASAQDSLISNVPARKALSLNGKWQYIVDPYETGFYDYRYKELKADNGDAYWNTDVPANKTEKKEHGYNDKYSLNVPGDWNHQKPEFVYYEGTIWYKKAFDYNKASANNRFFIWFGAVNYRADVYLNGKKLGMHKGGFTPFNFEVPASLLKEKGNFLVVKVDNKRYADEVPTLNTDWWNYGGITREVKLLELPQNFIQDFVIQLKKPDPGKAPLATPDVDGWIRLNKAPAAGEQLTVEIPELKFKKQIAATGSITPVKFRLPKMQLWSPENPKRYQVIISSSADKTEDKIGFRTVEAFGKQVLLNGKPIFMRGICIHGEMAGDVRRAVGYDDARKLLNQAKELHCNMVRLAHYPHDEAMTRTADSLGVLVWSEIPVYWTIDFGNPAVLAKAKAQLHEMINRDHNRASIIIWSVGNETPISQTRTDFMHSLITEAKSLDQTRMVSAALEVNYGALKDVNVVDDPLGQFVDLVAFNEYLGWYGGLPDKCRTTNWSTPYNKPLFISETGAEALAGFHADSLTRFSEEFQEWYFKEQTAMFKRMPDNFVGVSPWVMVDFRSPKRNNPLYQEGWNRKGLYGEKGEKKKAFFVLRNYYDQVKQTADKKTVK; this is translated from the coding sequence ATGCGAAAACTAAACTGTTTAATCTTAGCCTTATCATTAGCCCTTGGTGCCAGCGCGCAGGACAGCCTCATCAGCAATGTACCTGCCCGCAAAGCACTAAGTCTGAACGGTAAATGGCAATATATTGTTGATCCCTATGAAACGGGATTTTATGACTACCGCTACAAAGAGCTGAAAGCCGATAACGGCGATGCCTACTGGAATACCGATGTGCCTGCTAACAAAACCGAAAAGAAGGAGCACGGCTATAACGATAAATACTCGCTTAATGTACCCGGCGATTGGAATCACCAGAAACCTGAGTTTGTATATTATGAGGGTACCATCTGGTACAAAAAAGCATTCGATTATAACAAGGCATCGGCAAACAACCGGTTCTTTATCTGGTTCGGCGCCGTTAACTACAGGGCCGACGTTTACCTGAACGGTAAAAAGCTGGGCATGCACAAAGGTGGATTTACGCCTTTCAATTTCGAGGTGCCTGCCAGCTTGCTGAAAGAAAAAGGCAATTTCCTGGTAGTAAAGGTTGATAACAAGCGTTACGCTGATGAAGTACCCACGCTGAATACCGATTGGTGGAACTACGGCGGCATTACCCGTGAAGTAAAGCTGTTGGAGCTGCCGCAAAATTTTATCCAGGACTTTGTGATCCAGCTCAAAAAACCGGACCCGGGTAAGGCCCCATTGGCTACGCCGGATGTGGATGGCTGGATCAGGTTGAACAAGGCCCCTGCGGCAGGCGAACAGTTGACTGTAGAAATTCCTGAACTGAAATTTAAGAAGCAAATTGCTGCCACAGGCTCCATCACCCCGGTAAAATTTAGATTGCCTAAAATGCAATTATGGTCGCCGGAGAACCCGAAGCGTTACCAGGTTATCATCTCATCATCTGCAGATAAAACCGAAGATAAGATAGGTTTCCGCACGGTTGAAGCCTTTGGAAAGCAGGTGCTTTTAAATGGCAAGCCCATCTTTATGCGTGGTATTTGTATCCACGGAGAAATGGCCGGGGATGTGCGCCGCGCAGTGGGTTATGATGATGCCCGCAAACTGCTGAACCAGGCTAAAGAGTTGCATTGTAACATGGTGCGCCTGGCCCATTACCCGCATGATGAAGCGATGACCCGCACGGCCGATTCATTGGGTGTGCTGGTATGGTCAGAAATTCCAGTGTATTGGACTATTGATTTTGGCAACCCTGCCGTGCTGGCCAAAGCCAAAGCGCAGTTGCATGAGATGATTAACCGCGATCATAATCGCGCCAGCATCATCATCTGGTCTGTAGGGAATGAAACGCCGATCAGTCAGACCCGTACTGATTTTATGCACAGTTTGATTACCGAAGCCAAATCGTTGGATCAAACCCGGATGGTTTCGGCAGCGCTGGAGGTAAACTATGGGGCGTTGAAAGATGTAAATGTAGTAGACGACCCGTTGGGGCAGTTTGTAGATCTGGTTGCCTTTAACGAATACCTGGGCTGGTATGGTGGCCTGCCCGATAAATGCCGAACCACCAATTGGAGCACGCCTTACAATAAACCGCTATTTATTAGCGAAACAGGTGCCGAAGCGCTGGCCGGTTTCCATGCCGATTCACTTACCCGTTTTAGCGAGGAGTTTCAAGAGTGGTACTTTAAAGAGCAAACCGCTATGTTTAAGCGTATGCCCGATAATTTTGTAGGTGTATCGCCCTGGGTAATGGTTGATTTCCGCTCGCCCAAACGCAATAATCCGCTATATCAGGAGGGCTGGAACCGCAAAGGCCTCTATGGCGAAAAAGGCGAAAAGAAGAAAGCCTTCTTCGTTCTCCGTAATTATTATGATCAAGTAAAACAAACTGCTGATAAAAAGACAGTTAAGTAA
- a CDS encoding glycoside hydrolase family 43 protein: MRVTIQQKLQKLVGVVLLAGCSLSSWAQEKAFHPGQLWPDNKGVHINAHGGGMLYQKGTYYWYGEHKIEGGAGNLAMVGVHCYSSKDLYNWKDEGIALTVSADSTNDIAKGCILERPKVVYNKKTKKYVMWFHLELRRQGYKAARAGVATADRVAGPYTFVRSYRPNPGKVPVYPVGTADSDKVNCDHPKTKAEGYFCRDLPGGQMARDMNVFVDDDGKAYHIFSAEENATLDIAELTDDYTGHTGKFTRVYAGHSTEAPAIFKRNGIYYMIGSGTTGWNPNPARWFSAPSIWGPWTYHGNPCKGEGAQITFGGQSTYVLPVAGKKDAYIFMADKWTPKNAIDGRYLWLPIEFKGDDIEIHWKDTWSLDDFKN, encoded by the coding sequence ATGAGAGTAACTATACAACAAAAGCTACAGAAGCTTGTCGGCGTGGTATTGCTGGCGGGCTGTAGTTTAAGCAGTTGGGCACAAGAAAAAGCATTTCACCCGGGGCAGCTCTGGCCAGACAATAAGGGCGTGCACATCAATGCACACGGCGGTGGTATGCTGTATCAAAAAGGAACTTACTACTGGTATGGCGAGCACAAAATTGAGGGCGGAGCTGGTAACCTGGCCATGGTTGGCGTACACTGCTACTCGTCTAAAGACTTATATAACTGGAAAGACGAAGGCATTGCGCTGACTGTTTCGGCAGATTCAACCAACGATATTGCCAAAGGCTGTATTCTGGAGCGCCCCAAGGTAGTTTATAATAAAAAGACAAAAAAATATGTAATGTGGTTCCATCTGGAGCTGCGCAGACAAGGCTACAAGGCGGCCCGTGCCGGGGTGGCTACCGCCGATAGGGTGGCTGGTCCTTATACTTTCGTCAGAAGCTATCGGCCTAATCCGGGCAAAGTGCCTGTTTACCCGGTGGGGACAGCGGATAGCGACAAGGTAAACTGCGATCACCCTAAAACCAAGGCCGAAGGCTACTTTTGCCGCGACCTGCCCGGCGGACAAATGGCCCGCGATATGAACGTGTTTGTAGATGATGACGGCAAAGCCTACCACATTTTTTCAGCTGAAGAAAACGCAACTCTCGATATAGCCGAGCTGACGGATGATTATACCGGGCATACCGGTAAATTCACCCGTGTATACGCAGGCCACTCAACCGAGGCGCCAGCCATTTTTAAACGTAATGGTATTTATTATATGATTGGCTCCGGCACTACCGGCTGGAATCCCAATCCTGCGCGCTGGTTCTCGGCGCCATCTATCTGGGGGCCGTGGACTTATCATGGCAATCCCTGCAAAGGCGAGGGGGCACAGATCACTTTTGGTGGTCAAAGCACGTATGTGTTGCCCGTGGCCGGTAAAAAAGACGCTTACATTTTTATGGCCGATAAATGGACGCCTAAAAACGCCATTGACGGCCGCTACCTATGGCTGCCCATCGAGTTTAAGGGTGATGACATAGAGATACATTGGAAGGATACCTGGAGTTTGGACGATTTTAAGAACTAA
- a CDS encoding RagB/SusD family nutrient uptake outer membrane protein: protein MKRYTIIYSALAVMLGTLISSCKKNFLAETPYSAYAPITLTDSLGFEAALVGLYNQHSTWLTYSGRQGYHCLWQVGTDVANSTANQEGIEVPYYNYATLTSSDAGASYTWGKFYTLINNANNVIDQIEGQNVKGVTKGRNRIDAEARFFRAYGYNTLATLYGRVPLVVHSLTAPKTDYTRASLTDVNAQIIADLTYACANLPDVGGVGAKTNPTTGLPASRANKWMAYQLLAEVYLRTGQNDLAETTAQAIISSGKFSLVSARFGSAASLPGDYYSDIFKYGNQRRSQNNPEVIWTLEQENPTTLAGGNTDNAQQRRIWGAAYYNIAGLALADSLGGRSIARMRISNWVIYGLYGKGDIRNSGYNLRRRFVYNDPAYPALLGKPVPYNNADTLFKTCPYITKWGQFDPNDTFGYAMIKDFILMRLGETYLLLAEAQVQQGKTAAAAATINVLRTRAGAAQVTASQMTLDFILDERARELIGEENRRMTLMRTGTLVDRATRLNANDAAKPISGLTKTNLLLPIPLSEIQLNKDAVLEQNPGYN from the coding sequence ATGAAAAGATATACCATCATCTATTCAGCCCTGGCGGTAATGCTGGGTACCCTGATTAGTTCCTGCAAAAAGAATTTTTTGGCGGAGACACCTTATTCTGCATACGCGCCTATCACACTAACAGACTCGCTGGGTTTTGAAGCGGCTCTGGTAGGCTTATATAATCAGCATAGTACCTGGTTAACCTATTCTGGTCGTCAGGGATACCATTGCCTTTGGCAGGTGGGCACCGATGTAGCCAACTCAACCGCTAACCAGGAGGGCATCGAGGTGCCTTATTATAACTATGCCACTTTAACCAGTTCTGACGCAGGTGCTTCTTACACCTGGGGCAAGTTCTATACACTGATTAACAACGCCAACAACGTTATAGATCAGATTGAAGGTCAAAACGTAAAAGGCGTAACAAAAGGCCGTAACCGCATTGACGCCGAGGCTCGTTTTTTCAGAGCGTATGGCTACAATACACTGGCTACACTTTATGGTCGGGTTCCGCTGGTAGTCCACTCACTTACCGCTCCAAAAACCGACTATACCAGAGCCTCGTTGACAGATGTAAACGCGCAGATTATTGCAGATTTAACTTACGCATGTGCCAACCTGCCTGATGTAGGTGGTGTGGGTGCTAAAACTAACCCAACTACCGGTTTGCCGGCCAGCCGTGCCAACAAGTGGATGGCTTATCAGCTGCTTGCCGAAGTTTACCTGCGTACCGGTCAAAATGACCTGGCCGAAACTACCGCTCAGGCTATTATCAGCAGCGGGAAATTCAGTTTAGTATCAGCAAGGTTTGGCAGTGCGGCCAGTTTACCGGGCGATTATTATTCTGATATTTTTAAATACGGCAACCAACGTCGTTCTCAAAACAACCCTGAGGTGATCTGGACACTGGAACAGGAAAATCCAACTACGCTTGCCGGTGGTAATACCGATAATGCGCAGCAACGCCGCATCTGGGGCGCTGCCTATTACAATATTGCAGGTTTGGCCCTGGCCGATTCATTGGGTGGCCGTAGCATTGCCCGTATGCGTATCAGTAATTGGGTAATTTATGGCCTGTATGGTAAAGGCGATATCCGTAATTCAGGCTATAACCTGCGCCGTCGTTTTGTTTATAATGATCCGGCTTATCCGGCGCTGCTGGGCAAACCTGTGCCTTATAATAATGCCGATACGCTATTCAAAACCTGTCCTTACATCACCAAATGGGGCCAGTTTGACCCGAATGACACCTTCGGTTATGCCATGATCAAAGACTTTATCCTGATGCGATTGGGCGAAACTTACCTGCTATTGGCCGAAGCGCAAGTGCAGCAAGGTAAAACAGCCGCAGCTGCTGCAACTATCAATGTTTTGCGCACCCGTGCCGGCGCTGCCCAGGTAACCGCATCTCAAATGACGCTTGATTTTATTTTGGATGAGCGTGCCCGTGAGTTGATTGGCGAAGAAAACCGCAGGATGACCCTGATGCGTACCGGTACCTTGGTTGATCGTGCTACGAGGTTAAATGCCAATGATGCCGCCAAGCCTATCAGCGGTTTAACCAAAACAAATTTGTTACTGCCTATACCACTAAGCGAAATTCAATTAAATAAAGACGCAGTTTTAGAACAAAACCCAGGTTATAATTAA
- a CDS encoding SusC/RagA family TonB-linked outer membrane protein has translation MRMNFTHSFGRLLAIAVFFLLSSSQLTFAQASFTVKGKVVDEKNQPLPGASVQISGQNKGVTTDVNGAFSIKLESASTLNISFVGMATQTVSVSSGKTNVTVVLKDNGKNLNEVVVVGYGTQRRADVVGSVTSVPKARLSELPTTNVLQAVEGTVAGLTISTPSGIPGTQPSASVRGRNSISASSDPYVVVDGIPLSKTGGSLNDINPNDIASVEVLKDPSAVAIYGTNGANGVILVTTKHGVTGKPVLRYSGSVGYDNIAHILRPRDGAEYAQKYKDYLAQNDPKNTNVVPNNIELTNYNAGIQTDWLKEVTQQGAYQDHNLSVSGGSENVKYYLSGDYLDQKGVVKGYQYKRITVRSNLDVNATDFLTLGSNIYYANNNYDGGRANLVFAQAMSPYGQEYNADGTYRIYPMAPEQLYTNPLLGLTTTALRRSVNLGGNGFAEVKLGGVLQGLKYRLNAGYNFVPTRNDGYTGRAANNLVGNGYANNTETNTYTLENLLTYNRNFGKHHIDFTGLYSQQESSYLSSGASSSGFVNDVITFYNLGAGTTPSVSSYASHRALRSQMGRLNYSYDSRYLLNFTVRRDGSSVFGGNTDKYGWFPVGGFGWNISNEKFMQDVHLIDNLKLRASYGRTGNEAVGVYQTIGVDNAVRYPFEGAVYTGALAGTQLGNSNLHWETKTGVNVGLDFGILHNRINGSIDYYNARTTGLLLNRALPAASGYVNVLDNIGKISNKGLDITLNTKNIDSKDFRWESTIVFSTVKNKIIDLYGNQQSDIGNGWFIGQPISVIYDYKKIGIWQTGEDVSKSDPTAKPGDIKFQDTNGDGKITADDKVIQGQTTPKWTGGFTNTFHYKNISLSVFIQTAQGQMRYNTDLNTIEAQGRANTPAAIGYWTPTNGENFFNSLSYTNTNHPYGYEQDASYTRIKDVTLSYTFPQRYLDKLHLGGLTVFASGRNLHTYTKWIGTDPEVTLYTRGSGGGGTANDSNFSNNSDNNYPLTRTIVFGVNISLK, from the coding sequence ATGAGAATGAATTTTACTCATTCATTTGGAAGACTATTAGCTATAGCGGTATTCTTCTTATTGTCCTCATCCCAATTAACATTTGCCCAAGCCAGCTTCACTGTAAAAGGCAAGGTTGTGGATGAAAAAAATCAGCCTCTGCCCGGTGCTTCGGTACAAATATCGGGACAAAACAAAGGGGTAACCACAGATGTGAACGGCGCGTTTAGCATCAAGCTTGAATCAGCAAGTACACTAAACATCAGCTTTGTGGGCATGGCCACGCAAACCGTGAGTGTAAGCTCCGGCAAAACCAACGTGACTGTAGTGCTAAAAGACAACGGCAAAAATCTTAACGAGGTAGTTGTTGTTGGTTATGGTACGCAAAGACGCGCAGATGTGGTAGGTTCGGTTACATCGGTACCTAAAGCGCGGTTATCTGAATTGCCAACCACTAACGTGTTGCAGGCAGTTGAAGGAACCGTGGCCGGCTTAACCATTAGTACACCATCTGGTATTCCGGGTACGCAGCCAAGTGCTTCTGTCCGCGGCCGTAACTCTATCTCAGCATCGTCAGACCCTTATGTGGTTGTAGATGGTATTCCGCTTAGCAAAACAGGCGGTTCTTTAAATGATATCAACCCTAATGACATCGCTTCTGTAGAGGTACTGAAAGATCCATCGGCAGTAGCCATCTATGGTACCAACGGTGCTAACGGTGTAATTTTGGTTACCACTAAGCACGGTGTAACCGGCAAACCTGTGCTGCGTTATTCAGGTTCGGTTGGTTATGATAACATTGCCCACATTTTACGCCCGCGTGATGGCGCAGAGTACGCGCAGAAATACAAAGATTACCTGGCGCAGAACGATCCTAAAAATACCAACGTTGTACCTAACAATATTGAGTTAACCAATTACAATGCAGGTATCCAAACTGATTGGCTGAAAGAAGTAACCCAACAAGGTGCTTATCAGGATCATAACCTGAGCGTATCTGGTGGTTCAGAGAACGTAAAATACTACCTGTCTGGCGATTATCTGGATCAGAAAGGTGTAGTTAAAGGTTATCAGTACAAACGTATTACCGTACGCTCAAACCTGGATGTAAATGCAACAGATTTCCTTACCCTGGGTTCTAATATTTACTACGCAAATAACAATTACGATGGTGGCCGTGCAAACCTGGTGTTCGCCCAGGCCATGAGTCCTTATGGTCAGGAATATAATGCAGATGGCACTTACCGCATTTACCCGATGGCGCCAGAGCAGTTATATACTAACCCATTGCTGGGCTTAACCACAACGGCGCTGCGTCGTTCGGTAAACTTAGGCGGCAATGGCTTTGCTGAAGTTAAATTGGGAGGCGTGCTGCAAGGCCTAAAATACAGACTGAATGCAGGTTACAACTTTGTACCTACCCGTAATGATGGCTATACCGGTCGTGCGGCCAACAACCTGGTTGGTAACGGCTATGCCAACAACACAGAAACCAATACCTACACTTTAGAAAACTTGTTGACCTATAACCGCAACTTTGGTAAGCACCATATTGATTTTACCGGTTTGTACAGTCAGCAGGAATCATCTTACCTGTCATCAGGTGCGTCATCATCAGGTTTTGTTAATGATGTAATTACGTTTTACAATCTGGGTGCGGGTACAACGCCATCGGTATCTTCATATGCAAGCCACAGAGCTTTGCGTTCACAGATGGGCCGTTTAAACTATTCTTACGATAGCAGATACCTGCTGAACTTTACCGTTCGTCGTGATGGTTCATCTGTATTCGGTGGTAATACTGATAAGTATGGTTGGTTCCCTGTAGGTGGCTTCGGCTGGAACATCAGTAACGAGAAGTTTATGCAAGATGTGCACCTGATTGATAACCTGAAACTACGCGCATCATATGGTCGTACCGGTAACGAGGCCGTTGGTGTTTATCAAACCATTGGTGTAGACAATGCTGTTAGGTATCCGTTTGAAGGTGCCGTATACACAGGTGCTTTAGCAGGTACCCAGTTGGGTAACAGTAACCTGCACTGGGAAACCAAGACAGGGGTAAACGTAGGTCTTGACTTTGGCATACTGCACAATCGCATCAACGGATCTATTGATTACTACAATGCACGCACTACCGGTTTGTTATTAAATCGCGCTTTGCCGGCGGCATCTGGTTACGTAAACGTATTGGATAACATTGGCAAGATCAGCAACAAAGGTTTAGATATTACCTTAAATACCAAAAACATTGATAGCAAAGATTTCCGCTGGGAATCAACCATCGTGTTCTCTACCGTAAAAAACAAGATTATTGACTTGTACGGAAATCAGCAAAGCGATATAGGCAACGGCTGGTTTATTGGTCAGCCTATCAGCGTTATTTATGATTACAAAAAGATTGGTATCTGGCAAACCGGCGAAGACGTATCAAAGTCTGACCCTACTGCTAAGCCGGGCGACATCAAATTCCAGGATACTAATGGTGATGGCAAGATCACTGCAGATGACAAAGTAATTCAGGGCCAAACCACACCAAAATGGACAGGTGGGTTTACCAACACCTTCCATTATAAAAACATCTCGTTAAGTGTATTTATTCAGACTGCACAGGGCCAGATGCGCTACAACACAGACCTGAACACCATCGAAGCACAGGGCAGGGCAAACACCCCGGCTGCCATCGGTTATTGGACGCCTACCAACGGCGAGAATTTCTTTAACTCGCTGTCATATACCAATACCAATCACCCTTATGGCTATGAGCAGGATGCCAGCTACACCCGTATTAAAGACGTTACTTTAAGTTATACTTTCCCTCAGCGTTATTTAGATAAGTTGCATTTGGGCGGCTTAACCGTGTTTGCCAGCGGCCGTAATCTCCACACCTATACCAAATGGATAGGCACCGATCCGGAGGTAACATTGTATACCCGTGGCAGCGGCGGCGGCGGCACTGCTAACGACAGCAACTTTAGCAATAACTCAGACAATAACTATCCGCTCACCAGAACCATTGTTTTCGGTGTTAACATCTCTTTAAAGTAA